A window of Nocardia arthritidis genomic DNA:
GCAGCGTCGCGATGTGCTCACCGTCCAATTGGGCGGTGCGCTCGGCAATGTCGCGGTCGTCGGCGGTCCGCAGTCGGGCAAGTCGATGACGCTGCGCACCCTGATCATGGCCGCCGCCGCGACGCACACCCCCGAGCAGGTGCAGTTCTACTGCCTCGACTTCGGTGGCGGCAGCATGGCCGCCACCCTCAACGGGGTTCCGCATGTCGGCTCGGTGGCCAACCGGCTCGACAGCGACCGGGTGCGGCGCACCATCGCCGAGATCACCACCCTGATGCGGCAGCGCGAGGAGCGCTTCGGCGAGCTCGGCATCGAATCCATGGTCGACTTCCGGCGGCGCAAGTACGCGCAGCTGGAGGCCAGGCTGATCAACGGCACCGAGCCCGACCCGAACGATCCGCTGGCCGCCGATCAATTCGGCGACGTCTTCCTGGTGATCGACGGCTGGGCGGTGATTCGCGAGGAATTCGAGTCGCTGGAGCCGCAGATCTATGCCATTGCGGCACAAGGCCTTTCGTACGGCATCCACCTGATGATCGCCGCGGCGCGCTGGGCCGAGATCCGGCCCGCGGTCAAGGATCAGATCGGCACCCGGCTCGAACTGCGCCTCGGCGATCCGTCGGACTCCGAAATGGGCAGGCGCACGGCCACTCTGGTGCCGGTCGGGCGACCGGGCCGCGGCCTCACCCCCGATCAGCTGCATATGCTCATCGCGCTGCCGCGGATGGATTCCATCTCCGATCCCACGACCGTCAACGACGGCATCAATGTCGCCAAGGCGCAGCTGGCGGAGATGTATCAGGGGCGGCGGGCGCCCGAGGTGCGCATGCTGCCGCATCAGATCAGCCGCGAAGAGGTGCTGGCGATCGGGCGCGCGCACGGTGTCGAGGTCGGGCCGACCAAGGTGCTCGTCGGGATCAGCGAGAACGAATTGGCGCCCTACGTCATCGATTTCGACGCCGATCCGCACTTCATGGCCTTCGCCGATACCGAATCCGGCAAGACGACGTTCCTGCGCAATATCGCCATGGGTATCGCGGAGAACTCGACCCCCGAACAGGCCAAGATCATCCTGATCGATTACCGCCGCACCATGCTCGGCGTGGTGGATCAGGATCGACTGGCCGGCTACTCCACCTCGTCACAGACCTCCGGTCCGATGATGGCGGAGCTGGCGCGGTTCATGTCCAAGCGCATCCCCGGCTCCGACATCACCCCGCAGCAGCTACGCGAGCGCAGCTGGTGGACGGGACCGGAGATCTTCGTGCTCGTCGACGACTACGACATGATCACCGCGGGCACCAATCCGCTGATCCCGCTGCAGGAATACGTGCCGCAGGCGCGGGATATCGGTCTGCACCTGATCATCACCCGCCGGGTCGGCGGACTGTCGCGCGCGCTCTACGACAACGTGATCGGCGCGATGAAGAACCTGTCGGTCGACACGCTGCTGATGAACGGTCCGCGCGACGAGGGCAGGCTCTTCGGTGAGGTGCGGCCGATGAAGCTGGTGCCCGGCCGCGGCATCCTCATCTCCCGTACCCGGGGACAGGAAATGGTGCAGATAGCCCATCTCCCACCGTTGTGAACACCGGCGGCGCGCTGCCGGGGCGGTGCTCCCGCCCCGCCAGCGCGGCCTCGAAATCCCAACTGTCGGTACATCTTTCGAATAGCGCGCAGGATGGTCCGGTGGCCACCGGACCCGCTATGCGCACCAGCTGGAATCCGGCCCGCCGGTAGTACTCGTGTAGCTCGGTGTTGGTGGTCCAGGCATCCAGCCGCACCCATGACCGTCCCTGCTCGAAGGCGAGCGCGCCCGCCTTCGCCAGCAGCCGGTGGCCGATGCGCTGCCCGGCGAAGCGCAGGTCGACGATCATGTAGTGCACGATCACCGCGTCGGCCAGCTCCCACGGCGACCAAAGCCCGGGATCGGCGCGGTCGTTCACCGTGATGGTGCCCGCGGGTTCGCCGTCCACCTCGGCGATCCAGGTTTCGCCCGCGTCGAGGGAACGGCCGACGGCCCTGGCGAAGATTTCGATCGGCTTACCGCGGCCGGCGACCGTCCACTGGTCCGAACCGCGTGCGGTGAGCCAGGCGGTGCGCTGCACCCGTAGTCGGCAGATCGTTCCAAGATCGCCGAGCGTCGCCTGGCGGAGCTCGATAGTCATGGCAGTGAGATACCTGGCCCATACGAAGTGCCGAGAGTCTTCTTGATTATGGCGGCACCCTCGGCATCGCCCAACTCGTAGGCGATCCGGTTGCGACTGGCGACCGACCGGTGTCTGGTCGCCCGGGTCACCCGCTCGTGGTTGGCGCCGATTCGCAAGTGGTCCAACAGGATTGTGCCCGCGGCCACGCCCAGCACGGCCGCCTCCTCCGCCGTCGCGGGGCGGGCGACCAGCGTGTCGCGGTGCGCGGTCTCGGCATGACCGCGCTCGGCCAGCCGCCGGGTCGTGCCCTCCGGAATGTCGTGTGGGGAGTCGATTCCGGTGGCCTCGGCCAGATCTCTCGGATAGAAGCTCACCTCCCAGGACCATGGCTCGTGATCTAGTAGTTGCACCACGGTGCGGGCCAGCACCCACGAGTCCTCCGGCACGCCGAGCCACAGCGCCACCTCGGCGGTGGCGGGCAACATTTTGGCGCTGAACTCCTTCGCCGGTTCGCGATGCGCGCCCCTGGCCAGTTCCTCGAAAATGTCGTGCGCGGATAGCGGGCGATCGGGTCTGATCGGGTCGGTGACAACGGATTCCAGCACTTCCTGATTGCGGACAATGGTGCCCCGGGAAGTTGCCGTATAGACCAGGTTTTCGGTGACCAGCAGCTGAATTGCGTTGCGAGCGGTGGTGATCGACACCTGCATTTGTTCGGCCAGTTCGGTGTGGCTGGGAAGTCGGTCGCCCGGCTGCCATTTGCCAGCGCGTATCTCCTCACGGAGGAGATACGCGATCCGGTGATAAGTCGGACCCTCCGGCATCTTGCTCCTCGGTTGGTCGTGCAGGTAACGAAGTGTACTCTTCGTGCCTTTCTACGGCCGGGTAACGCTTGACAGGGGCCTTCAGAGGTTTATTGTAATGAACGTCCTGATCCGGTGTTGTGCGGCGATGACGGCGAGGCAACGTGGCAGGTTCGGATACAACGGTCGTAATGGCTCTTCCCGGCACATCGCGGTGTGTCGAATCGGCAGTGCAGTCCGTGAGTCCAGGATTGCTGCCGACTTCCGATCTTCTGGTGCGGGCGTGTCGCGGGCACCGCGTCGTCGGTGGCCCGCTGCTATGGTTCGCCAGAGATTTGGCCGTACTACATGAGAGACGGCTGGTCGGCCGTGGCGGATCGGTGGACACCGATCCCACGGCGATCGTCGAAATCGAGCGTCGCAGAATCGAATTGGTGATGGCGATCGATGATTGGGTGGCGCGCACCGTACCGCGGCATCGCCTCGGTGCGACCCTGCATACCGAGACCGTCGGCGCGGTGATCGACCGCCTGGCCGAGTCGTCGGTGCGCGCGCACCACGCGTTGATGACGTTGGACGCCCACGACGACCGCCTACATGGGGCATGGCATCACCTCGCCGAATTGGCCGACGCCTACGACGATTTGGTGCGCGACGTGCTCGCCGGCCGTCGCCGCCTACCCGAGTGGTGATCAGCCAGTCCATGAGCGCCGTCCCCTCCGGCGCGAAATAGACACGGCCGGTTGGCAATTCATGCCGACCGGCCGTGTCCTGTTTCCAGTGTTGTTCGCACAAGTCTTTCGGCTTCTTGCGCGTGCAATTGCCTGTGCAAGAAGCCAATTGCTATGCGCGAGCGAATCGCCTACGGGCGCAAAGCCAACGGCCAGTGTTCGCACCGGTCCGGCTCCGGCAAACCGATAGCTCGCACCGACCGGTCGGGCCTATTGTCAAGTGCCCCTGGCGGATTCAGCTCCAATTGCGACGGTGATCGGTCGCGAAATCATCCGCGACCGTCGCGGCCAACTCGACATATGCCCGCTTTGTCGTCTTGTTCAACCTGTGCAGATCGATCTCCGCGCCCTCCGACATATGCGGATCGAACGGGATGATATGCACCGCGCGGCAACGCGACAGGAAATATTCGCGCAATTGTTGAATTCCGACATTCGGTGATCCGGCTCGCGGCGAATTGATCACCACCACCGCATTTCGCACCAAATGGTCGTGCCCGTGCAGCGACAGCCAATCCAGGGTGGCCGCGGCGCTGCGCGCGCCATCGATGGCGGGGGAGGAGATCAATACCAGCGAATGCGCCAGATCGAGCACGCCCGACATCGCCGAATGCATGAGGCCGGTGCCGCAGTCGGTGAGGATGATGTTGTAGAACCGCTGCAGGATCCGCGCGACGGCCCGGTACTCCTCCTCGCTGAACGCCTCCGACGCCGCCGGATCCCGTTCGCTGGCAAGCACTTCCAGCCGACTGGTCGACTGCGAGGTGTGCCTGCGCACGTCCGAGTAGCGCTGGATGGCCGGGTCGAGCAGCAGATCCCGCACCGTGGAGCGGGTCTGCAGCGGCACCCGCTGCGACAGCGTGCCGAAGTCCGGGTTGGCGTCGACGGCGATCACCCGGTCACCGCGGATCGAGGCGAAGGTGGAGCCGAGACCCATGGTGGTCGTGGTCTTGCCGACGCCGCCCTTCAACGAGAGCACCGCGATCCGGTAATCGCCGCGCACCGGTTGCCGGATCCGCGCCACCAACTCCTGCAAGCGCCGTTCCTCGGCCGACATGCCGGGGTTGATCGCACCGCGAGAGGCGTGATGCACCGCCTTGCGCCAGCCGGAACCCGGCGCCTTGGTCGCGCGCCGCATCGGCACATCGTCCAACGACGGCGGCGGCCCCTGCTGATACTGCGGCCCCTGCGGATACTGCCCCGCCCGGAACCCGCCCGTCGCCGGGCCGAGCCCGGGCACGCTCTGCACGTGCGGCCCGTACTGCCCCTGCTGATCAGGGCCAGGCGCATACGGCGGCGTGGGCCCGTAACCCGCTGCCGCACCAGAAGTTTCGCCCGGCGCGTAATGGCCACCCGGCTGACCGCCGCCCGGCGCCTGACCGACCGGCCCAGCTTGGTCGCTGGTCGGTGCGTATCCGGTCGGCGCGCCTTGGCTCCCTGGCCCGTGCGGGCCTGGTTGGTCGCTGCCTGGCGCGTATCCGGTTGGTGCACCTTGGTTACTCGGTCCGTGCGGGCCCGGTTGGTCGCTGCCGGGCACGTATCCGGTTGGCGCGCCTTGGTTGCCGGGTCCGTGCGGGCCTGGTTGGTCGCTGCCTGGCGCGTATCCGGTTGGTGCACCTTGGTTGCTCGGTCCGTGCGGGCTCGATTGGTCGCTGCCGGGCACGTATCCGGTTGGCGTGCCTTGGCTTACTGGCCCGTGCGGGCCCGGTTGGTCGCCGCCAGACACATATGCGGTTGGTGCGCTTTGGTTGCCCGGTCCGTGCGGCCCAGCTTGGTCGCTGGTCGGTGCATATCCGGTCGGCGTGCCTTGGCTCCCTGGCCCGTGCAGGCTCGGCTGGTCGCTGCCAGGCACGTATCCGGTTGGTGCGCTTTGGTTGCCCGGTCCGTGCGGCCCAGCTTGGTCGCTGGTCGGTGCATATCCGGTCGGCACGCCTTGGCCCCCTGGCCCATGCAGGCTCGGCTGGTCGGTGCCTGGTGCGTATCCGGTTGGCGTGCCTTGGTTGCCCGGTCCGTTTGGTCCGGGTTGGTCGCTGGTCGGTGCGTATCCGGTTGGCGTGCCGGGTCCGGGCTGGTCGCCGGTTGGTGCATACGGCGGCTGGTGGAATCCCGCCTGCGCATCCGGACCGCCGGGTGCGGCGGATGGTTGCCCGTATCCGGCCGGGACACTTGGGTTTCCGCTCACCGGTGGCTGATGGAATCCGGCGCCGCCCGGCGCGGACTGGTTCATGCCGGGCGTGTATGGCGGCTGTCCGGGAACGTACGGTCCCGTCGGCGCATACCCGACTCCGGGAGGGAGGTAGGAGGCGGGCTGATCGCTGACCGGCGCATACGGCGGAGCGGCCGGACCGGGCCCGTACGGATTCTGGCCGGGCGCTTGCGGATTCGGCGGACCACTCGCATAACCCGTCGGCCCGTACTGGGGCTGCCCACCACCATTGGCATCACGTGACGAATCGCCGGGCTGGTTCGGGGATCCGGGCAGATCACCCACATAACCCATCGTTCCGGCGGATGTATCACCGGCGGGCGCATAGTCGGCGGCCTTGGCCAACGCCTCCGCCTCGGTCGCCTCGTACTGGGCGGAAACTCGATGGCGGCCACCGACGCCCGAGCGTCCGGCGCCCGCATCGGATCCCGAGGTCACCCATCCGGAATCCGCTTGTCCGGGCGCACCGGATCCCTCCGGCGTCAGCGGTCCGGTCTGCCAACTCCCGCCGGACAGCCGCCCACCGGACAGTCGCTGCGGCTCCGCGGCACCATTCGGCCGCGCGGACTCGCCGCCGCGCGAAGTCTCATCTGCTCCATTACCCGCGTCGAATTCGGCCGCATCGGTTTCGCCGGGCCGAACCGGCACCGGGCCGGACCCCTCGGCTGCCGCGGACCGCACCGGTATCGAGCCGGGTGCGTCGCCGAATTCGACTGAGCCGGAGCCTATTTCGCCTGGACCGGCAGGGATGCCAGGTCCGGATCTGTGCGGCGCGGAGCGGTCCTGATCCGTACCGTGGCCGCTTTCCGGCGTCCCCGAACTTCCTTGCGCGCCAACGACTCCCGCATCGGGCCGCACCGCGCTGTCGGCTCCGGTCGCGGACTGGAATGCCGCCGAACTGTCGTGCGTGGCTCGGAATCCCGGACCGGTTTCGATCGCGCCGGATTCGGGTGTCCCTGGCCGCGAGCCCGGTCCGTCATCGAGTCCGGGTGTGCCAGGTGCGGATTCGCCGCGGGTCGGCGCAGCTCCCTCGACCGCTCCCGGCGATACCGGGCCGGCGGCGTCGGGCGTCGCACCGGAACGGCCTGCCTCCGTGGCGATCTCGCCCGACGGGTCGGCGAATTCGCCGGGGGGTGGCGGCAGTTCGAGATCGGGGCGGGGTGGCAGCGGGTCCGGCCGGTTGAGCCAGGCGGGCGGGGCCTGTGGTCCGGACTGCGGGATGCCCGGCTCGCCGCTCGGCGGAGTGACCCCCGGTGCGGCGGCCGGATTCGGTCGCGATGCGGAACCCTGTTCCGGCGCAGCGGAATCCGGCGTCACCAACCATGGCGGCGGTGCGTCGGTCTCCGGAGTTTCCCGGCCGCTCGGACCGGGTGTTGCCTGCTGTTCGCCGCTGGGTGAATGTGGTTGCCCCACGGGCGATTCCGGCAGCGGTGGCCGCGGCGGCAGATCCGGTCGCGCCGCTTGATAGCGGACCGTTGCCTCGGTGGACGGCGGCGGCTGCTCCGGCTGCGCGAGTTCCGCTGCGGGCGGCGTGAATTCGGCGTTCGGCGTCGGCCGGGTGCCGAGCGGCTGGAATGCGGCGGAGGGCTGTGACGGATGGCGCGTCGGCAGCGGATGGCGCGGCGGTTCCGGCTGCTGCTGCGGCCCGGACTGTGGCCCGCCCTGCTGCGGCTGTGGCCCGCCCTGCTGCGGCCCGGATGGACCCCACGGACCATCCGGCCTGCCGTGCGGTTCGGCATAGAACTGCGGCGGAGTGCCCTGCGGCCCCTGCATGGGCGGCCCCTGCGGCGGCATCGCCTGCGGCTGCTCCGGCTGCTCGTCGCGGCCCCGGCGCCAACCCTTGCGGCGCTTCTCCGGCCGGGAGCCCTCCTGGCGCTCCGGCTCGGCGGGCCGCGTCTTGAAACGTCCGCGCTTCGGCGTTTCCGGGATGAGGTCTTCGTGCGGCAGATTCTGGACCGGCGCCTCGTAACCGACCTGAGTGACTTCGCTCTCGGATAGCCACGGCGGCAGCATGGGGAGGCCGTCGTCTTTGCGACTCACTGCTCCACCTCGCTGGCACTCGGTTGCGCGTTCGCCATGGGCGCTGCGACGATGGTTCGCCCGCTGCGCTCGCTCACGCACTTCCCCCTGGTT
This region includes:
- a CDS encoding DUF4254 domain-containing protein, with the translated sequence MDTDPTAIVEIERRRIELVMAIDDWVARTVPRHRLGATLHTETVGAVIDRLAESSVRAHHALMTLDAHDDRLHGAWHHLAELADAYDDLVRDVLAGRRRLPEW
- a CDS encoding AAA family ATPase, giving the protein MSGGDQPGPHGPVSQGTPTGYVPGSDQSSPHGPSNQGAPTGYAPGSDQPGPHGPGNQGAPTGYVPGSDQPGPHGPSNQGAPTGYAPGSDQPGPHGPGSQGAPTGYAPTSDQAGPVGQAPGGGQPGGHYAPGETSGAAAGYGPTPPYAPGPDQQGQYGPHVQSVPGLGPATGGFRAGQYPQGPQYQQGPPPSLDDVPMRRATKAPGSGWRKAVHHASRGAINPGMSAEERRLQELVARIRQPVRGDYRIAVLSLKGGVGKTTTTMGLGSTFASIRGDRVIAVDANPDFGTLSQRVPLQTRSTVRDLLLDPAIQRYSDVRRHTSQSTSRLEVLASERDPAASEAFSEEEYRAVARILQRFYNIILTDCGTGLMHSAMSGVLDLAHSLVLISSPAIDGARSAAATLDWLSLHGHDHLVRNAVVVINSPRAGSPNVGIQQLREYFLSRCRAVHIIPFDPHMSEGAEIDLHRLNKTTKRAYVELAATVADDFATDHRRNWS
- a CDS encoding GntR family transcriptional regulator, with translation MPEGPTYHRIAYLLREEIRAGKWQPGDRLPSHTELAEQMQVSITTARNAIQLLVTENLVYTATSRGTIVRNQEVLESVVTDPIRPDRPLSAHDIFEELARGAHREPAKEFSAKMLPATAEVALWLGVPEDSWVLARTVVQLLDHEPWSWEVSFYPRDLAEATGIDSPHDIPEGTTRRLAERGHAETAHRDTLVARPATAEEAAVLGVAAGTILLDHLRIGANHERVTRATRHRSVASRNRIAYELGDAEGAAIIKKTLGTSYGPGISLP
- a CDS encoding GNAT family N-acetyltransferase, translated to MTIELRQATLGDLGTICRLRVQRTAWLTARGSDQWTVAGRGKPIEIFARAVGRSLDAGETWIAEVDGEPAGTITVNDRADPGLWSPWELADAVIVHYMIVDLRFAGQRIGHRLLAKAGALAFEQGRSWVRLDAWTTNTELHEYYRRAGFQLVRIAGPVATGPSCALFERCTDSWDFEAALAGREHRPGSAPPVFTTVGDGLSAPFPVPGYGR